In Rhodothermales bacterium, one genomic interval encodes:
- a CDS encoding NADP-dependent isocitrate dehydrogenase, giving the protein MTNLTNGHAADADTLTPTAAEPQTDIPQPIPIAVAHGDGIGPEIMEATLRILDAAGAPLRYDVIDIGEGVYRQGHTSGIAPEAWDVLRRHRVFLKAPITTPQGGGYKSLNVTLRKALGMYANVRPCKSYSPFVAAAQPRMDLVIIRENEEDTYAGIEHRQTTEVTQTLKLITRPGSEAIVRYAFEYARAHGRRRVTCMTKDNIMKLTDGLFHRVFDEIAAEYGEIEAEHRIIDIGAALVAARSETLDVIVAPNLYGDILSDIAAEASGSVGLAGSANVGSDFAMFEAIHGSAPDIAGRGVANPSGLLRGAAMMLVHLGLPRIAETIKNAWLATLEAGLHTPDIYRPHLSHRQLSTEHFTDAVIERLGEKPRHLEPVHYHGTGIHVEVTPSKHQAKTLVGVDVFLDWDEAGRAPDVLGTRLKEHGGNGLALKLITNRGVKVYPDGLPETFWTDHWRCRFTAPDGTVRPEQVVDLQRRLVKAGFDVIKTENLYAFDGTPGFSLAQGE; this is encoded by the coding sequence ATGACCAATCTCACGAACGGCCACGCCGCCGACGCCGACACGCTCACCCCGACGGCCGCAGAGCCTCAGACCGACATCCCCCAGCCTATCCCGATTGCCGTCGCGCACGGCGACGGCATCGGCCCGGAGATCATGGAGGCCACGCTCCGCATCCTCGACGCGGCCGGCGCGCCGCTCCGCTACGACGTGATCGACATCGGCGAGGGCGTCTACCGGCAGGGCCACACGTCCGGCATCGCGCCCGAGGCGTGGGACGTGCTCCGCCGCCACCGCGTCTTCCTCAAAGCGCCAATCACGACGCCGCAGGGCGGCGGCTACAAGAGCCTCAACGTGACGCTGCGCAAGGCGCTCGGGATGTACGCGAACGTCCGCCCGTGCAAGAGCTACAGCCCGTTCGTCGCGGCGGCGCAGCCGCGGATGGACCTCGTCATCATCCGCGAGAACGAGGAGGACACCTACGCCGGCATCGAGCACCGGCAGACGACGGAGGTCACGCAGACGCTCAAGCTCATCACGCGGCCTGGCTCCGAAGCCATCGTCCGCTACGCCTTCGAGTATGCCCGCGCCCACGGCCGCCGCCGCGTGACGTGCATGACGAAGGACAACATCATGAAGCTCACCGACGGCCTCTTCCACCGCGTCTTCGACGAGATCGCCGCCGAGTATGGGGAGATCGAGGCCGAGCACCGCATCATCGACATCGGCGCGGCGCTCGTGGCGGCGCGCTCCGAGACGCTCGACGTCATCGTCGCGCCGAACCTCTACGGCGACATCCTCTCCGACATCGCGGCCGAGGCGTCGGGCTCCGTCGGGCTCGCCGGCTCGGCGAACGTCGGGAGCGACTTCGCGATGTTCGAGGCCATCCACGGCTCGGCCCCGGACATCGCTGGGCGCGGCGTGGCGAACCCGTCGGGGCTGCTGCGCGGCGCGGCGATGATGCTCGTCCACCTCGGCCTCCCGCGCATCGCCGAGACCATCAAGAACGCATGGCTCGCCACGCTCGAAGCGGGCCTCCACACGCCAGATATCTACCGCCCGCACCTCAGCCACCGGCAACTCTCGACCGAGCACTTCACCGATGCCGTGATCGAGCGGCTCGGCGAGAAGCCCCGCCACCTCGAGCCCGTGCACTACCACGGCACCGGCATCCACGTCGAGGTCACGCCGTCGAAGCATCAGGCGAAGACGCTCGTCGGCGTCGACGTCTTCCTCGACTGGGACGAGGCCGGGCGCGCGCCCGACGTCCTCGGCACGCGGCTGAAGGAGCACGGCGGCAACGGGCTCGCCCTCAAGCTCATCACGAACCGCGGCGTGAAGGTCTACCCCGACGGCCTCCCCGAGACGTTCTGGACCGACCACTGGCGCTGCCGCTTCACCGCGCCCGACGGCACCGTCCGCCCCGAGCAGGTCGTCGACCTCCAGCGGCGGCTCGTGAAGGCGGGGTTCGACGTGATCAAGACGGAGAACCTCTACGCCTTCGACGGCACGCCCGGCTTCTCCCTCGCGCAGGGGGAGTAG
- a CDS encoding tellurite resistance TerB family protein: MTTNERDAVATLCLMAAFADGRNDERERTRLRDVFASLDAGFSPARTERVLLGHASLDDEAARLTTPAVRALAYEMAVGICDADGRADAAEQAFLDRLRHALGLDPETASEIDAVGDALALPPADADAHTARTGSAVPTGTLATGDGAASGVLVLAAPEEVIPAAHDADAALDGMILRYAVLNGGLELLPQKIATLAVIPMQTKMVYRVGLHYGHQLDQGHAKELLATVGLGLTSQVAETYARGLFGGLAQATLGKAMGGKKKGKKGKKAKTVAAAATGSAFTFAATYALGHAAKAYYGGGRRLSTDALRGLFERHAEQGRSLYQTHRPAVEERARTTDLRALMAELRPV, translated from the coding sequence ATGACGACGAACGAACGCGACGCCGTCGCCACCCTCTGCCTGATGGCCGCCTTCGCCGACGGCCGCAACGACGAGCGCGAGCGCACGCGGCTCCGCGACGTGTTCGCCAGCCTCGACGCCGGGTTCTCCCCCGCGCGCACCGAGCGCGTCCTGCTCGGCCACGCGAGCCTCGACGACGAGGCCGCCCGGCTCACGACGCCGGCCGTGCGCGCGCTGGCCTACGAAATGGCCGTCGGGATCTGTGACGCGGACGGCCGTGCGGACGCCGCCGAGCAAGCGTTCCTCGACCGCCTCCGCCACGCGCTCGGGCTCGACCCCGAAACCGCCTCCGAGATCGACGCCGTGGGCGACGCCCTCGCGCTGCCGCCGGCCGACGCCGACGCCCACACGGCGAGGACCGGGTCGGCCGTCCCGACGGGAACGCTCGCCACCGGCGACGGTGCGGCAAGCGGTGTGCTCGTCCTCGCTGCCCCGGAGGAGGTGATCCCCGCGGCACACGACGCCGACGCGGCGCTCGACGGGATGATCCTCCGCTACGCCGTCCTCAACGGCGGGCTGGAACTCCTGCCGCAGAAGATCGCCACCCTCGCCGTCATCCCGATGCAGACGAAGATGGTGTACCGCGTCGGGCTCCACTACGGGCACCAACTCGATCAGGGCCACGCCAAGGAACTGCTCGCGACGGTGGGGCTCGGCCTGACCTCGCAGGTGGCCGAGACCTACGCGCGGGGCCTCTTCGGGGGGCTCGCGCAGGCCACGCTCGGGAAGGCGATGGGCGGCAAGAAGAAGGGGAAGAAAGGCAAGAAGGCGAAGACCGTCGCCGCCGCTGCTACGGGCTCCGCCTTCACCTTCGCGGCCACCTACGCGCTCGGCCACGCCGCGAAGGCCTACTACGGCGGCGGCCGTCGGCTCAGCACCGATGCCCTCCGGGGCCTCTTCGAGCGACACGCCGAGCAGGGCCGCAGCCTCTACCAGACGCACCGGCCCGCCGTGGAAGAGCGCGCCCGCACGACGGACCTGCGCGCGCTCATGGCCGAGCTCCGCCCGGTCTGA
- a CDS encoding DUF2294 domain-containing protein encodes MPAPKTKGQVEAAVTAALTQFERDFLGRGPREARTFVVQDLVLVRMKGILSTAEQQLSLEPGGVELIKQVRSRLIEGSDAALARLVEAEVGVPVVSMHTDISTRTGERVFVFGLEQPLFDEV; translated from the coding sequence ATGCCAGCACCGAAGACGAAAGGGCAGGTCGAGGCGGCCGTCACGGCGGCGCTCACGCAGTTCGAGCGGGACTTCCTGGGGCGCGGGCCTCGGGAAGCCCGCACCTTCGTCGTGCAGGACCTCGTCCTCGTGCGGATGAAGGGGATTCTGAGCACGGCCGAGCAGCAGCTCAGCCTCGAACCCGGCGGCGTCGAGCTCATCAAGCAGGTGCGCTCGCGCCTGATCGAGGGCTCCGACGCCGCGCTCGCCCGCCTCGTCGAGGCCGAAGTCGGCGTGCCCGTCGTCTCGATGCACACCGACATCAGCACGCGGACGGGCGAGCGCGTTTTCGTCTTCGGGCTGGAACAGCCGCTATTCGACGAGGTATAG
- a CDS encoding carbonic anhydrase family protein — protein sequence MRTTFSFSALALAVLFLAAPASAQERDLTAPLTAETQAALTPMEVLQLLKDGNQRFLAGESVERDFLAQVRQTAGGQYPMASILGCIDSRVPHEIIFDKGVGDIFSARVAGNFVNTDILGSLEFATAAAGSKVIVVLGHTECGAVKGACDHVELGNLTSTLANIAPAVYAVRDDVAGPYTSSNPTFVQAVAHENVEMTVRNMVERSPVMYGLVEEGKLIVVGAMHDVATGEVMFFEDSMITAETINAD from the coding sequence ATGCGAACCACTTTCTCTTTTTCTGCCCTCGCCCTCGCGGTCCTCTTCCTCGCCGCGCCCGCCTCGGCGCAGGAGCGCGACCTCACCGCTCCGCTGACGGCGGAGACGCAGGCGGCGCTCACGCCGATGGAAGTGCTCCAGCTCCTCAAAGACGGCAACCAGCGGTTCCTCGCCGGTGAGTCGGTCGAGCGTGATTTCCTCGCCCAGGTCCGCCAGACGGCCGGCGGGCAGTATCCGATGGCCTCTATCCTCGGCTGCATCGACAGCCGCGTCCCCCACGAGATCATCTTCGACAAGGGCGTCGGCGACATCTTCTCGGCGCGCGTGGCCGGCAACTTCGTCAACACCGACATCCTCGGCTCGCTCGAGTTCGCGACGGCCGCGGCCGGCTCGAAGGTGATCGTGGTCCTCGGCCACACCGAGTGCGGTGCCGTGAAAGGCGCGTGCGACCACGTCGAGCTCGGCAACCTCACGAGCACGCTCGCCAACATCGCTCCGGCCGTCTACGCCGTGCGCGACGACGTGGCCGGGCCGTACACGTCGAGCAACCCCACGTTCGTGCAGGCCGTCGCGCACGAGAACGTGGAGATGACCGTCCGCAACATGGTCGAGCGGAGCCCGGTGATGTACGGGCTCGTCGAGGAAGGCAAGCTCATCGTCGTCGGCGCCATGCATGACGTGGCGACGGGCGAGGTCATGTTCTTCGAGGACTCGATGATCACGGCCGAGACGATCAACGCGGACTGA
- the nhaA gene encoding Na+/H+ antiporter NhaA — translation MATPLSPKSSHPIIGPLQAFFRAEAAGGILLLVCAVVAFAWANSPFAASYFDVWQTTVTVGAGSFVISKALLLWINDGLMAIFFLLVGLEIKREVLGGELSNPKSAALAVAAAFGGMAVPALAYVLLNAGGVGISGWGIPMATDIAFALGVLALLGPRVPLALKVFLTALAIVDDLGAVLVIALFYTAEVSTVALMWAGGFLAALVVLNRLGVMKTAVYMILGLGLWLAFLKSGVHATVAGVLLALTIPVHRRLDAPDFLDRAREYLRSFAEDVQPGEAEPTLQQQNAIFALENACEAAETPLARLEHGLHKPVAFFIIPIFALANAGVAVTGGFAELFASPVTLGIVLGLVVGKPIGITLCAWIAVKSGLATLPAGATWRQVVGISALCGIGFTMSIFIATLAFPGQAALLDSAKLGILVGSLISGLIGWVLLVRSAPPTATAAAPGRRLEAEPAA, via the coding sequence ATGGCTACTCCATTGTCCCCTAAGTCCTCCCACCCGATCATCGGGCCGCTGCAGGCGTTCTTCCGCGCCGAGGCCGCCGGCGGCATCCTGCTGTTGGTCTGCGCCGTCGTCGCCTTCGCGTGGGCCAACAGCCCGTTCGCCGCGTCGTACTTCGACGTGTGGCAGACGACCGTGACGGTCGGCGCGGGCTCGTTCGTGATCTCGAAAGCGCTGCTGCTGTGGATCAACGACGGGCTCATGGCGATTTTCTTCCTGCTCGTCGGGCTGGAGATCAAGCGCGAAGTGCTCGGCGGCGAGCTGTCGAACCCGAAGAGCGCCGCGCTCGCCGTGGCCGCCGCGTTCGGCGGGATGGCCGTGCCCGCGCTCGCCTACGTCCTGCTCAACGCGGGTGGCGTCGGCATCAGCGGCTGGGGGATTCCGATGGCGACGGACATCGCGTTCGCGCTCGGCGTGCTCGCGCTCCTCGGCCCCCGCGTCCCGCTCGCGCTCAAGGTGTTCCTCACCGCGCTCGCGATCGTCGACGATCTCGGCGCCGTGCTCGTCATCGCGCTCTTTTACACGGCCGAGGTGTCGACCGTCGCGCTGATGTGGGCGGGCGGCTTCCTCGCCGCGCTCGTCGTGCTCAACCGGCTCGGCGTGATGAAGACGGCGGTGTACATGATCCTCGGGCTCGGGCTGTGGCTGGCGTTCCTGAAGTCGGGCGTCCACGCGACCGTCGCCGGCGTGCTCCTCGCCCTCACGATCCCCGTCCACCGGCGGCTCGACGCGCCGGACTTCCTCGACCGCGCGCGGGAGTACCTCCGCTCGTTCGCCGAGGACGTGCAGCCGGGCGAGGCCGAGCCGACGCTCCAGCAGCAGAACGCGATCTTCGCGCTCGAGAACGCCTGCGAGGCGGCGGAGACGCCGCTCGCGCGGCTGGAGCACGGCCTCCACAAGCCCGTCGCCTTCTTCATCATCCCGATTTTCGCGCTCGCGAACGCTGGCGTCGCCGTCACGGGCGGGTTCGCCGAGCTCTTCGCGAGCCCGGTGACGCTCGGCATCGTGCTCGGCCTCGTCGTCGGCAAGCCGATCGGGATCACGCTCTGCGCGTGGATCGCCGTCAAGAGCGGCCTCGCGACGCTCCCGGCGGGCGCGACGTGGCGGCAGGTCGTCGGCATCAGCGCGCTCTGCGGCATCGGCTTCACGATGTCGATTTTCATCGCGACGCTAGCCTTCCCCGGCCAGGCGGCGCTGCTCGACAGCGCCAAGCTCGGCATCCTCGTAGGCTCGCTCATCTCCGGCCTTATCGGCTGGGTGCTCCTCGTGCGGTCCGCCCCGCCGACCGCGACCGCGGCGGCGCCCGGCCGACGGCTCGAGGCGGAGCCGGCCGCTTGA
- a CDS encoding cation:proton antiporter — MELSLLNLLAVLVVAWLAGLIASRLGYPAVLGELLAGIALGPPLLGLLQGGEALAVIAEVGILLMMLYIGMEIDPGELGRASKGGILAAVGGFITPFVLCYLLVVALGFPPIAGVFVGLAAGVTSLATKSRILVDLHLLDTRIAHVMMAGALVADTVSLVLFAVVLGVAESGTFEVERLATVLVGAVGYFALAVLVGLKVLPTLGRWLERVPSRTAKFTAILLVMLAYAEGAHLAGMHGILGAFLAGLFLRESVLGRSLSQEIMHVVRDVSIGFLAPVFFVTAGFAVSLDIFRTDLVLLLGLVGLASVGKVVGTALFYLPTGHGWREGTTIGLGMNGRGAVEIIVAQIALSMGLISQDIFSVLVFMAIATTALVPVTLKWGVAWLRGRGELERSREERSGTVIVGGGPTARLLARVLGEHGADVRIVDSSAAHVAAAEREGLRAIRGSALDERVLSQAEAAHAGALVALTRNPEVDVLAARLARETFAVPDIYVLDRNEARTPHDELAAHLGAQTLFGGPTRIDAWDLRIAGGETAVEPHAVEEATTLAALATAQGKDWLPLVVVRGGVAAPAHSGGALRPGDAVYVLRHHAEPLDDFHRLIAEAPVLDLDGPLSIADFAKVVSGELAPAVGTKPERLMERLISRETTNSTVILPGLAIPHVRMSGRGTFVLAVVRCREGILFPNHEEPVRAAFVIVAAPDARSRHLRTLSAIAQVVQSGDFERRWLAASDAAALRRLVLDAPRRRLLDAPPDLAPSRN, encoded by the coding sequence ATGGAACTCAGCCTGCTGAACCTCCTCGCCGTCCTCGTCGTCGCCTGGCTCGCCGGCCTCATCGCCAGCCGGCTCGGCTACCCCGCCGTGCTCGGGGAGCTGCTCGCCGGTATCGCCCTCGGGCCGCCCCTCCTCGGGCTGCTGCAGGGGGGCGAGGCGCTCGCGGTGATCGCGGAGGTGGGCATCTTGCTGATGATGCTCTACATCGGGATGGAGATCGACCCGGGCGAGCTGGGACGGGCGTCGAAAGGGGGGATTCTGGCGGCGGTCGGCGGGTTCATCACGCCGTTCGTGCTGTGCTACCTCCTCGTCGTCGCCCTCGGCTTCCCACCGATCGCGGGCGTGTTCGTCGGGCTCGCGGCGGGCGTGACGAGCCTCGCCACGAAGTCGCGCATCCTCGTCGATTTGCACTTGCTCGACACGCGGATCGCACACGTGATGATGGCGGGCGCGCTCGTCGCCGACACCGTCTCGCTCGTGCTCTTCGCCGTCGTGCTCGGCGTGGCGGAGAGCGGGACGTTCGAGGTGGAGCGGCTGGCGACCGTGCTCGTCGGGGCCGTGGGCTACTTCGCGCTCGCCGTGCTCGTCGGGCTCAAAGTGCTGCCCACGCTCGGGCGCTGGCTGGAGCGCGTGCCGAGCCGGACGGCGAAGTTCACCGCCATCCTCCTCGTGATGCTGGCCTACGCCGAGGGCGCGCACCTCGCCGGGATGCACGGCATCCTCGGGGCGTTCCTCGCCGGGCTCTTCCTGCGAGAGAGCGTGCTCGGCCGCTCGCTATCCCAAGAGATCATGCACGTCGTCCGCGACGTGTCGATCGGCTTCCTCGCGCCCGTCTTTTTCGTGACGGCCGGGTTCGCCGTCTCGCTCGACATCTTCCGGACGGACCTCGTCCTCCTGCTCGGGCTTGTCGGGCTCGCGTCCGTTGGGAAAGTCGTCGGGACCGCGCTGTTTTATCTGCCGACGGGCCACGGCTGGCGTGAGGGGACGACGATCGGGCTCGGGATGAACGGGCGCGGCGCGGTCGAGATCATCGTCGCACAGATCGCGCTCTCGATGGGGCTCATCTCGCAGGACATCTTCTCCGTCCTCGTCTTCATGGCGATCGCGACGACGGCGCTCGTGCCCGTGACGCTGAAGTGGGGCGTGGCGTGGCTGCGCGGGCGCGGCGAGCTCGAGCGCTCGCGCGAGGAGCGGAGCGGGACCGTCATCGTCGGCGGCGGGCCGACGGCGCGGCTGCTGGCCCGCGTCCTCGGCGAGCACGGCGCCGACGTGCGGATCGTGGACAGCAGCGCGGCCCACGTCGCCGCCGCCGAGCGCGAGGGGCTCCGCGCGATCCGCGGCAGCGCCCTCGACGAGCGCGTGCTGAGCCAGGCCGAGGCCGCCCACGCCGGCGCCCTCGTCGCCCTCACGCGGAACCCCGAGGTCGACGTCCTCGCGGCCCGCCTCGCCCGCGAGACGTTCGCCGTGCCGGACATCTACGTCCTCGACCGGAACGAGGCGCGGACGCCGCACGACGAGCTCGCCGCCCACCTCGGCGCGCAGACCCTCTTCGGCGGGCCGACACGGATCGATGCGTGGGACCTCCGCATCGCCGGGGGCGAGACGGCCGTGGAGCCGCACGCCGTCGAAGAAGCGACGACGCTGGCCGCGCTCGCCACCGCACAGGGGAAAGACTGGCTCCCGCTCGTCGTTGTCCGCGGCGGCGTGGCCGCGCCCGCCCACAGCGGCGGCGCGCTCCGCCCCGGCGACGCCGTCTACGTCCTCCGCCACCACGCCGAGCCGCTCGACGATTTCCACCGTCTCATCGCCGAGGCGCCGGTGCTCGACCTCGACGGCCCGCTCTCGATCGCCGACTTCGCGAAGGTCGTGTCTGGCGAGCTAGCACCAGCCGTCGGGACCAAGCCGGAGCGGCTGATGGAGCGGCTCATCAGCCGGGAGACGACGAACAGCACGGTCATCCTGCCGGGCCTCGCGATCCCGCACGTCCGCATGAGCGGGCGCGGGACCTTCGTCCTCGCCGTCGTCCGCTGCCGCGAGGGCATCCTCTTCCCGAACCACGAGGAGCCGGTCCGTGCGGCGTTCGTGATCGTCGCCGCGCCGGACGCCCGCTCGCGCCACCTCCGCACGCTCTCGGCGATCGCCCAGGTCGTGCAGTCCGGCGACTTCGAGCGGCGCTGGCTCGCCGCCTCCGACGCGGCCGCGCTGCGCCGGCTCGTCCTCGACGCCCCACGCCGCCGCCTGCTCGACGCGCCGCCCGACCTCGCTCCGAGCCGCAACTAA